One genomic segment of Clostridium estertheticum subsp. estertheticum includes these proteins:
- a CDS encoding FtsX-like permease family protein, with protein MTFSSIIIKNIKFNFKKYIAYFIANSFIIAVLLMYGSLVFSKEFTEGSKATGLTDNVMTTLMIMIVFSIVFISYTTISFIRYRGKEFGVYLTLGVTTRDLRKILFIENILILFASLVVGMIVGTLFSRLFYMVIGKILWIDNFTPSLNIKTYSMCLAIAIIIFLINSMFQLIFVGRLSIMELIKSSSKAEVGKNNFIIGAIALIALITALYLFPKIVNQEIFIGSESALLIIIIITIIAPYFIIGSLISMVNIVLMNFKKTYNKNLLVLSSVQHKFISYKSVIYLVLILAAAAITLISMTYSMYATIEKDTNNRYPYDISFIQNDKLNKISEQEIKNISKSSGGEIKQYKILENIDLMDYRAYEGKVTVGRNIAVISETNYNDHMGTNVVVNKGELLQVLNSPASNKYKDSDVIINFNDLSKQKEQTSKFEEGNNVTRIDDFLAAMDKDSYIYVEKNKKRYTEGKYTNESYSLDYSRRTALIINDNDYRRIKEKLGPQVVSYDHLIKLKDPKDYKSFNVISSELRRLNHGDESLKPEFKQQILEENIKENGFMLFSSLFLGMMFLIASGVVLYFKVLTGVDEEKERAKKLVQLGMTDSEVSKVLTKELAIIFFTPVVLAVSLITYFLSIVFGVVPNGDYMFNKSLIVIVAYIVLQMVAFFITRERYTREVIG; from the coding sequence ATGACCTTTTCTTCTATAATTATAAAGAATATTAAGTTTAATTTCAAAAAATATATAGCTTACTTTATAGCTAATAGCTTTATTATTGCTGTTTTGTTAATGTATGGTAGTTTAGTGTTTAGTAAGGAATTTACAGAGGGTTCTAAGGCTACTGGTTTAACGGATAACGTAATGACTACGTTGATGATCATGATTGTATTTTCAATTGTCTTTATTTCCTATACAACTATATCTTTTATAAGATATAGGGGTAAAGAATTTGGAGTGTATTTGACTTTAGGGGTTACTACTAGGGATTTAAGGAAGATATTATTTATTGAAAATATTCTAATATTATTTGCATCGCTGGTAGTGGGCATGATAGTTGGAACCTTGTTTTCTAGGCTGTTTTATATGGTAATAGGCAAAATACTTTGGATTGATAATTTTACACCTAGTCTGAATATAAAGACCTATTCTATGTGTTTAGCTATAGCCATAATTATTTTCTTAATAAATTCAATGTTTCAGCTGATATTTGTAGGAAGGCTGTCCATAATGGAACTTATAAAATCATCTTCTAAAGCGGAGGTAGGTAAGAACAATTTTATAATTGGGGCAATAGCTTTGATAGCATTAATAACAGCATTGTATCTCTTTCCTAAAATAGTTAACCAAGAAATATTTATAGGCAGTGAAAGCGCACTGCTCATAATTATTATAATAACAATAATAGCACCTTATTTCATAATAGGATCATTAATATCTATGGTAAATATAGTGCTTATGAATTTTAAAAAGACATACAATAAGAACCTTTTAGTATTATCTAGTGTGCAGCATAAATTTATATCTTATAAAAGTGTTATTTATTTAGTTTTAATATTGGCAGCAGCAGCTATTACTTTAATAAGCATGACATATAGTATGTATGCCACAATAGAAAAAGATACAAACAATAGATATCCTTACGATATTAGCTTTATCCAAAATGATAAACTTAATAAAATATCAGAACAGGAGATTAAAAACATATCAAAATCTAGTGGTGGAGAAATAAAGCAATATAAAATTTTAGAAAACATAGATCTTATGGATTATAGAGCTTATGAAGGTAAGGTTACAGTAGGTAGAAATATTGCTGTCATAAGTGAGACCAATTACAATGATCATATGGGGACAAATGTGGTTGTTAATAAGGGGGAACTACTACAGGTACTTAACTCTCCTGCAAGTAATAAATATAAAGATAGTGACGTAATTATTAATTTCAATGATTTGTCTAAACAAAAAGAACAAACGTCAAAGTTTGAAGAAGGCAATAATGTAACACGGATAGATGATTTTTTAGCTGCTATGGATAAGGATAGCTATATATATGTTGAAAAAAATAAAAAGAGATACACAGAAGGCAAATATACTAACGAATCTTATTCATTGGATTATTCAAGGAGAACAGCTCTTATAATTAATGATAATGATTATAGAAGAATAAAGGAGAAATTAGGACCACAGGTTGTTTCTTATGACCATTTAATTAAGTTAAAAGACCCTAAGGATTATAAAAGTTTTAATGTTATTTCAAGTGAATTAAGAAGATTAAATCACGGAGATGAGTCTTTAAAACCAGAATTTAAACAGCAAATTTTAGAAGAAAATATAAAAGAAAATGGCTTTATGCTTTTCTCAAGTTTATTTTTAGGAATGATGTTTTTAATAGCCAGTGGAGTGGTATTGTATTTCAAGGTGTTAACCGGTGTTGATGAAGAAAAGGAAAGGGCAAAAAAACTGGTTCAATTAGGTATGACAGATAGTGAGGTATCAAAGGTTTTAACAAAGGAACTAGCAATAATTTTTTTTACCCCAGTAGTTTTAGCTGTCAGTTTAATAACATATTTTTTATCAATAGTATTTGGAGTTGTACCAAATGGAGATTATATGTTTAATAAATCACTTATTGTGATTGTAGCTTATATAGTTTTACAAATGGTAGCTTTCTTTATTACAAGGGAGAGGTACACTCGGGAAGTAATTGGGTAG
- a CDS encoding ABC transporter ATP-binding protein encodes MEILQIKKLTKVYNAFKDAKEVIALNEISFNVDKGEFIGIMGPSGSGKTTLLNILSGIDKATSGEVHINGQDIIKMKKDELALFRRRKVGFIFQDFNLLDSLNVKENISFPLIIDKVNPREIEKKVKDIMKYLGIEELQKKYPYNISGGEKQRTAVARALICEPSVIFADEPTGNLDSKSSKNIMTTFKNMNEERSATVIMVTHDAFAASFCKKIIFIKDGAIKLEIISEGDRNKFFDKILEAQSVIGGEK; translated from the coding sequence ATGGAAATATTACAAATTAAGAAACTTACTAAAGTTTATAATGCTTTTAAGGATGCAAAGGAAGTTATAGCACTTAATGAGATAAGTTTTAATGTGGACAAGGGTGAGTTTATAGGCATAATGGGACCTAGTGGAAGTGGGAAAACTACATTATTAAATATATTATCTGGTATAGACAAAGCTACCTCAGGAGAAGTTCATATTAATGGACAAGATATTATCAAAATGAAAAAGGATGAGCTAGCCTTATTTAGAAGAAGGAAGGTTGGTTTTATATTTCAAGATTTTAATCTTTTAGATAGTTTAAATGTTAAAGAGAATATATCATTTCCTTTAATAATAGATAAAGTTAATCCCCGGGAAATAGAGAAGAAAGTTAAAGATATTATGAAGTACCTAGGTATAGAAGAGCTACAGAAAAAGTACCCTTATAATATATCAGGCGGAGAAAAACAAAGAACCGCAGTTGCTAGAGCACTCATATGTGAACCTTCAGTTATATTTGCAGATGAACCAACAGGTAATTTAGATTCAAAGTCTTCTAAAAATATAATGACAACTTTTAAGAATATGAATGAGGAAAGAAGCGCTACAGTAATTATGGTAACTCATGATGCATTTGCAGCATCTTTCTGCAAAAAAATAATTTTCATAAAGGATGGGGCTATAAAATTAGAGATAATATCAGAGGGTGATAGAAATAAATTCTTTGATAAAATACTAGAAGCTCAAAGTGTTATAGGAGGGGAGAAATAA
- a CDS encoding sensor histidine kinase — MCLTKLILVVLKKEKAAIIIYLLNTIVLVSFYYLIFNSREIIYPIAVSLFFLMIFIIYKTIEYNNFYISLDEAKISPNYKGKFDNNVGVFEVINEIHDNYINKFYKMKNRIKERDTLMAQWVHNMKTSITVIDLASEKGLNHYKRCRNIDGVSSEIPLKNLENSDFLYDILEENKKLQDNLEETLNLFRLDEFAKDYIPEKVNLRELVNSAVNNKKREFIYSKVFPKVIIDEKYYIYTDKKWSKYMLEQIITNAIKYSEKENSYVTFSLVEEDNYITLFVEDKGVGIRKEDISRVFQAFFTGTNGRNNRKSSGIGLYMVKLVADELGHKIHIKSRVGKGTIVEISYLSKL; from the coding sequence ATGTGTTTAACTAAATTAATATTAGTGGTTTTGAAAAAAGAAAAAGCTGCCATAATTATATATTTACTAAATACGATAGTTTTAGTGAGTTTTTATTATTTAATATTTAATAGTAGAGAAATTATATATCCTATAGCTGTAAGTTTGTTTTTCTTGATGATTTTCATTATTTATAAAACTATTGAGTATAACAATTTCTATATAAGCCTTGATGAAGCTAAAATAAGTCCGAATTATAAGGGGAAATTTGATAATAATGTAGGAGTGTTTGAAGTTATCAATGAAATACATGATAACTATATCAATAAGTTTTATAAAATGAAAAATAGAATAAAGGAAAGAGATACCCTTATGGCTCAATGGGTGCACAATATGAAAACATCTATAACAGTTATTGATTTAGCTTCTGAAAAGGGACTAAATCATTATAAGCGGTGTCGTAATATTGACGGTGTATCTTCTGAAATACCATTAAAAAATTTAGAAAATAGTGATTTTCTTTATGATATATTAGAAGAGAATAAGAAGCTGCAGGATAACTTAGAAGAAACTCTTAATTTGTTTAGATTAGATGAATTTGCAAAAGATTATATTCCTGAGAAAGTTAACCTAAGGGAGCTCGTAAATAGTGCTGTTAATAATAAAAAAAGAGAATTTATATATAGCAAGGTATTCCCTAAGGTTATTATAGATGAAAAATATTATATATACACAGATAAAAAGTGGTCAAAGTATATGTTAGAGCAGATAATAACTAATGCAATAAAGTATTCAGAAAAAGAAAATAGCTACGTTACATTTAGTTTAGTGGAAGAGGATAATTACATAACATTATTTGTAGAAGACAAAGGAGTAGGTATAAGGAAAGAAGATATATCAAGAGTATTTCAGGCTTTTTTTACTGGTACTAATGGCAGAAATAATAGAAAATCATCAGGGATTGGACTATATATGGTTAAGCTTGTAGCTGATGAATTAGGTCATAAAATCCATATAAAGTCTAGGGTAGGAAAAGGAACTATAGTAGAAATTAGCTACCTTTCAAAATTGTAA
- a CDS encoding response regulator transcription factor, producing the protein MNKILIIEDDLKLKKYMQEYLNAYDYKTILLNDFDNVLEDVQHIEPNLIILDINLPTFDGFYFLKIIRNKSNVPVIIVSARSEEGEQIRGMELGADDYITKPFGMGILLAKVNAVLRRTNNVVTTEDFNICGLTLNSDSMRLVFEEKIVDLSKNEYKLLKLFMSNCGKVITREELLETLWDDTDFIDDNTLTVNITRVKKKLKDLEVENSIVTKRGVGYVFN; encoded by the coding sequence ATGAATAAAATTTTAATAATAGAAGACGATTTAAAATTAAAAAAGTATATGCAGGAATATTTAAATGCTTATGATTATAAGACTATTCTCTTAAATGATTTCGACAATGTATTAGAAGATGTTCAGCATATAGAGCCTAATCTTATAATATTAGATATTAACCTTCCAACCTTTGATGGTTTTTACTTTTTAAAAATTATTAGAAATAAATCTAATGTTCCAGTAATTATTGTTTCAGCTAGAAGTGAAGAGGGCGAACAAATCAGAGGAATGGAGCTTGGGGCAGATGATTATATAACAAAGCCTTTTGGTATGGGCATATTACTTGCAAAGGTAAATGCTGTGCTGCGAAGAACAAATAATGTGGTTACTACTGAAGATTTTAATATTTGCGGATTAACTTTGAACAGCGATAGTATGAGGCTAGTGTTTGAAGAAAAGATAGTGGACCTTAGTAAAAATGAATACAAATTACTAAAGTTATTTATGAGTAATTGTGGAAAAGTTATAACTAGAGAAGAATTATTAGAAACATTATGGGATGACACGGATTTTATTGATGATAATACATTAACAGTTAATATAACTAGGGTTAAAAAGAAACTTAAAGATTTGGAAGTCGAAAATTCAATTGTTACTAAAAGGGGAGTGGGATATGTGTTTAACTAA
- a CDS encoding HipA domain-containing protein — MKNEVKEKVETENIRNFINSSSLGVYEKYIIIRGNHKYLVKSGRGSAEKESSILEPVTECICYELAKLMGMDCAEYTLEKRNGRLVSVSKWFYNEEEERFYSANRLMRILGISRENLYEKLVENFPNIKMNLNNMIIFDYIVNNTDRHLKNFAFLEKDDKIRFSPIYDNGLSLGSHLDDDDLINEDMDDLLLDSDYAKCFESSNKKQLGLVDKYSLNIDIDFEQIIDKYKRYFSEKRIDFILQLLTERIKDVKICFPNQ, encoded by the coding sequence GTGAAGAATGAGGTGAAAGAAAAAGTGGAAACCGAGAATATACGGAATTTTATAAACAGTTCATCGCTTGGTGTTTATGAAAAATACATTATAATTAGAGGTAATCATAAGTATTTGGTGAAGTCAGGAAGAGGAAGCGCAGAAAAAGAAAGCTCGATATTGGAACCAGTAACGGAGTGTATTTGCTATGAATTGGCGAAATTAATGGGAATGGATTGTGCAGAATATACATTAGAAAAAAGAAATGGTAGATTGGTTTCAGTTTCAAAATGGTTTTACAATGAAGAAGAGGAACGATTTTATAGTGCCAACAGGCTGATGAGAATATTGGGTATATCTAGAGAAAATTTATATGAAAAGTTAGTTGAGAATTTTCCTAACATAAAGATGAATTTAAATAATATGATTATTTTTGATTATATTGTAAATAATACAGACAGGCACTTGAAGAATTTTGCGTTTCTTGAAAAGGATGATAAAATAAGATTTTCACCTATTTATGATAATGGATTATCTTTAGGTTCACATTTAGATGACGATGATTTAATAAATGAAGATATGGATGATTTGTTATTAGATTCAGACTACGCTAAATGCTTTGAAAGTAGCAATAAAAAACAATTAGGATTGGTAGATAAATATAGTTTAAATATTGATATTGATTTTGAGCAAATAATAGATAAGTACAAAAGGTATTTTAGTGAAAAAAGAATTGATTTTATTTTGCAATTATTGACAGAAAGAATAAAGGATGTGAAAATATGCTTCCCAAATCAGTGA
- a CDS encoding fructose bisphosphate aldolase, whose protein sequence is MNKEQMDQMHAGKGFIAALDQSGGSTPKALLQYGISEDRYSNDEEMFSLVHEMRTRIIMNPTFNSKHILGAILFENTMDRKIGDKFTADFLWEDKKVVPFLKIDKGLAELENGVQLMKPIPNLEGLLKRASEKNIFGTKMRSVIMEANSEGIRKVVEQQFDIGKKIFEAGLVPIIEPEVDIHSVDKEKSERILKSEISNQLALLDKDVKVMLKLSIPTEDNFYHDLMDNPHVVRVVALSGGYTQSEANEKLTHNHGLIASFSRALSQGLTAKQTDKEFNLMLSNSIGTIYDASIK, encoded by the coding sequence ATGAATAAGGAACAAATGGACCAAATGCATGCTGGAAAAGGATTTATCGCTGCTTTAGACCAAAGTGGGGGTAGTACTCCTAAGGCACTTTTGCAGTATGGCATTTCGGAAGATCGTTATTCAAATGACGAAGAGATGTTTAGTTTAGTACACGAGATGAGAACGCGTATTATAATGAACCCTACATTCAATTCAAAGCATATTTTGGGTGCTATTTTATTTGAAAATACTATGGATCGTAAGATTGGTGATAAGTTTACTGCTGATTTTCTTTGGGAAGATAAAAAGGTTGTGCCTTTTTTAAAGATTGATAAAGGGCTGGCTGAACTCGAAAATGGTGTTCAACTCATGAAGCCGATTCCAAATTTGGAAGGACTCTTAAAACGGGCCAGTGAAAAAAACATTTTTGGGACGAAAATGCGTTCAGTCATTATGGAAGCTAATTCGGAAGGAATTCGAAAAGTAGTTGAGCAACAGTTCGATATTGGAAAGAAAATATTTGAGGCTGGGCTAGTTCCAATTATTGAACCAGAGGTTGATATTCACAGCGTAGATAAGGAAAAATCAGAAAGAATATTAAAATCTGAAATTTCTAATCAATTAGCACTCCTTGATAAAGACGTCAAAGTAATGCTTAAACTTTCAATACCAACAGAAGATAACTTCTATCATGATTTAATGGATAATCCGCATGTTGTACGTGTTGTGGCTTTATCAGGAGGGTACACTCAAAGTGAAGCAAATGAAAAACTTACGCATAATCATGGACTGATAGCTAGTTTTTCCCGTGCATTATCGCAAGGATTGACTGCAAAGCAAACAGATAAAGAATTCAATTTGATGTTATCCAATTCAATTGGAACAATTTATGATGCATCCATCAAATAA
- a CDS encoding PadR family transcriptional regulator encodes MDKEIMKGSIDIFILSIINNQDTYGYEIAKCIKSKSEGTYAMGEGTLYPALKRLEEKKLVESYWQENELSGKRKYYKITDEGKITLNEKINQWNKVTSLINIFKEE; translated from the coding sequence ATGGATAAAGAAATAATGAAGGGTAGCATTGATATTTTTATACTTTCTATAATTAATAATCAAGATACCTATGGTTATGAAATTGCAAAATGTATTAAGAGTAAAAGCGAGGGTACATATGCTATGGGAGAAGGTACATTATATCCTGCATTAAAGAGACTAGAAGAAAAAAAACTAGTAGAATCGTACTGGCAAGAAAATGAACTGTCAGGTAAACGAAAATATTATAAGATTACTGACGAAGGGAAAATAACATTAAATGAAAAAATAAATCAATGGAATAAAGTAACGAGTTTAATTAATATTTTTAAGGAGGAGTAA
- a CDS encoding permease prefix domain 1-containing protein, producing the protein MDTFNAYIKELLDERGINECDKKDLEFEIRDHLMLLENEYLNKGLSEKDAIKLSIRDFGESNFIGNSIKKNLPSHNKYIDFTIKERIQYLLSMFLVYFIFIFILSYVTFFSQIFDSIFYYIDMAIVVTLTSFIFVNKKVNNNKNKVKNIISINIQFFIIEKVFMSLFILIVRSITTGVYNFSLLNTYIFNWIYILSFILLTSCSVIITKYVMNKVTLNLKNNYNTTITSTFLFIASILFIIMYILIPNRFYVLRKIIIGILGSDITNVSKNIFFMVINNNLVIPNIGLVILIILCIRLILHIKKKGIESLL; encoded by the coding sequence ATGGACACATTTAATGCTTATATTAAAGAACTTTTAGACGAGAGAGGTATAAATGAATGCGATAAAAAAGATTTGGAATTTGAGATTAGAGACCACCTCATGCTTTTAGAAAATGAATATTTAAATAAAGGACTGTCTGAAAAAGATGCAATTAAATTATCAATTAGAGACTTTGGTGAAAGCAACTTTATAGGAAATAGTATTAAAAAAAATTTACCTTCACATAATAAGTACATTGATTTTACAATTAAAGAACGGATTCAATACTTATTAAGCATGTTCTTAGTATATTTCATTTTTATTTTTATTCTTTCATATGTAACATTTTTTAGCCAAATTTTTGATTCTATATTTTATTATATAGACATGGCTATAGTGGTTACACTTACTTCATTTATATTCGTAAATAAAAAAGTAAATAATAATAAAAACAAGGTTAAAAATATAATCAGTATTAATATACAGTTCTTCATAATCGAAAAAGTATTTATGTCCTTATTTATTTTAATTGTTAGAAGCATTACTACAGGTGTATATAATTTTTCTTTACTTAATACATATATTTTTAATTGGATATATATTTTGAGTTTTATATTATTAACATCGTGTTCTGTTATCATTACTAAATATGTAATGAACAAAGTAACTCTTAATTTGAAAAATAATTATAATACTACTATTACCTCTACGTTTTTATTTATTGCATCAATACTATTTATAATAATGTATATACTAATCCCAAATAGATTTTACGTATTAAGAAAGATAATAATCGGTATACTTGGTTCCGATATTACAAATGTGAGTAAAAATATATTTTTCATGGTAATCAATAACAATTTAGTAATTCCTAATATAGGACTTGTGATTCTAATAATACTCTGCATTAGATTAATCCTTCATATAAAGAAAAAAGGAATAGAAAGCCTATTATAA